One genomic segment of Tursiops truncatus isolate mTurTru1 chromosome 11, mTurTru1.mat.Y, whole genome shotgun sequence includes these proteins:
- the RHEBL1 gene encoding GTPase RhebL1 isoform X1 — MPLVRYRKVVILGYRSVGKTSLAHQFVEGEFLEGYDPTVENTYSKIVTLGKDEFHLHLVDTAGQDEYSILPYSFIIGVHGYVLVYSVTSLHSFQVIESLYQKLHEGHGKTRLPVVLVGNKADLSPDRYGNLCSLRRRKVSWTRNEPGSCRGSATDSNQSFYLFISNLKGRSRLLRGRSWQSPGVRHLWSHLLEISS, encoded by the exons ATGCCGTTAGTTCGCTACAGGAAGGTGGTCATCCTCGGATACCGCTCCGTAG GGAAGACATCTTTAGCACATCAATTTGTGGAGGGCGAGTTCCTGGAAGGCTATGATCCTACTGTGGAGAATA cttacaGCAAGATAGTGACTCTTGGCAAAGATGAGTTTCACCTACACCTGGTGGACACAGCAGGGCAG GATGAGTACAGCATTCTGCCCTATTCATTCATCATTGGGGTCCATGGTTATGTGCTTGTGTATTCTGTCACCTCTCTGCATAG TTTCCAAGTCATTGAGAGTCTGTACCAAAAGCTACATGAAGGCCACGGGAAAACCCG GCTGCCAGTGGTGCTGGTGGGGAACAAGGCAGATCTCTCTCCAGACAGGTATGGAAATCTCTGTAGCTTAAGGCGAAGGAAAGTGAGCTGGACTAGGAATGAGCCAGGGTCTTGTCGTGGCTCTGCCACTGATTCGAACCAGTCATTTTACCTCTTCATTTCTAACTTGAAGG GGAGGTCCAGGCTGTTGAGGGGAAGAAGCTGGCAGAGTCCTGGGGTGCGACATTTATGGAGTCATCTGCTCGAGATAAGCAG CTGA
- the RHEBL1 gene encoding GTPase RhebL1 isoform X3 has product MPLVRYRKVVILGYRSVGKTSLAHQFVEGEFLEGYDPTVENTYSKIVTLGKDEFHLHLVDTAGQDEYSILPYSFIIGVHGYVLVYSVTSLHRLPVVLVGNKADLSPDRYGNLCSLRRRKVSWTRNEPGSCRGSATDSNQSFYLFISNLKGRSRLLRGRSWQSPGVRHLWSHLLEISS; this is encoded by the exons ATGCCGTTAGTTCGCTACAGGAAGGTGGTCATCCTCGGATACCGCTCCGTAG GGAAGACATCTTTAGCACATCAATTTGTGGAGGGCGAGTTCCTGGAAGGCTATGATCCTACTGTGGAGAATA cttacaGCAAGATAGTGACTCTTGGCAAAGATGAGTTTCACCTACACCTGGTGGACACAGCAGGGCAG GATGAGTACAGCATTCTGCCCTATTCATTCATCATTGGGGTCCATGGTTATGTGCTTGTGTATTCTGTCACCTCTCTGCATAG GCTGCCAGTGGTGCTGGTGGGGAACAAGGCAGATCTCTCTCCAGACAGGTATGGAAATCTCTGTAGCTTAAGGCGAAGGAAAGTGAGCTGGACTAGGAATGAGCCAGGGTCTTGTCGTGGCTCTGCCACTGATTCGAACCAGTCATTTTACCTCTTCATTTCTAACTTGAAGG GGAGGTCCAGGCTGTTGAGGGGAAGAAGCTGGCAGAGTCCTGGGGTGCGACATTTATGGAGTCATCTGCTCGAGATAAGCAG CTGA
- the RHEBL1 gene encoding GTPase RhebL1 isoform X4, whose amino-acid sequence MPLVRYRKVVILGYRSVGKTSLAHQFVEGEFLEGYDPTVENTYSKIVTLGKDEFHLHLVDTAGQDEYSILPYSFIIGVHGYVLVYSVTSLHRLPVVLVGNKADLSPDREVQAVEGKKLAESWGATFMESSARDKQLTQGIFTKVIQEIARVENSYGQERRCHLM is encoded by the exons ATGCCGTTAGTTCGCTACAGGAAGGTGGTCATCCTCGGATACCGCTCCGTAG GGAAGACATCTTTAGCACATCAATTTGTGGAGGGCGAGTTCCTGGAAGGCTATGATCCTACTGTGGAGAATA cttacaGCAAGATAGTGACTCTTGGCAAAGATGAGTTTCACCTACACCTGGTGGACACAGCAGGGCAG GATGAGTACAGCATTCTGCCCTATTCATTCATCATTGGGGTCCATGGTTATGTGCTTGTGTATTCTGTCACCTCTCTGCATAG GCTGCCAGTGGTGCTGGTGGGGAACAAGGCAGATCTCTCTCCAGACAG GGAGGTCCAGGCTGTTGAGGGGAAGAAGCTGGCAGAGTCCTGGGGTGCGACATTTATGGAGTCATCTGCTCGAGATAAGCAG CTGACTCAAGGCATCTTCACCAAAGTCATCCAGGAGATTGCTCGGGTAGAGAATTCATATGGGCAAGAGCGCCGCTGCCATCTCATGTGA
- the RHEBL1 gene encoding GTPase RhebL1 isoform X5, giving the protein MPLVRYRKVVILGYRSVGKTSLAHQFVEGEFLEGYDPTVENTYSKIVTLGKDEFHLHLVDTAGQDEYSILPYSFIIGVHGYVLVYSVTSLHREVQAVEGKKLAESWGATFMESSARDKQLTQGIFTKVIQEIARVENSYGQERRCHLM; this is encoded by the exons ATGCCGTTAGTTCGCTACAGGAAGGTGGTCATCCTCGGATACCGCTCCGTAG GGAAGACATCTTTAGCACATCAATTTGTGGAGGGCGAGTTCCTGGAAGGCTATGATCCTACTGTGGAGAATA cttacaGCAAGATAGTGACTCTTGGCAAAGATGAGTTTCACCTACACCTGGTGGACACAGCAGGGCAG GATGAGTACAGCATTCTGCCCTATTCATTCATCATTGGGGTCCATGGTTATGTGCTTGTGTATTCTGTCACCTCTCTGCATAG GGAGGTCCAGGCTGTTGAGGGGAAGAAGCTGGCAGAGTCCTGGGGTGCGACATTTATGGAGTCATCTGCTCGAGATAAGCAG CTGACTCAAGGCATCTTCACCAAAGTCATCCAGGAGATTGCTCGGGTAGAGAATTCATATGGGCAAGAGCGCCGCTGCCATCTCATGTGA
- the RHEBL1 gene encoding GTPase RhebL1 isoform X2, translating into MPLVRYRKVVILGYRSVGKTSLAHQFVEGEFLEGYDPTVENTYSKIVTLGKDEFHLHLVDTAGQDEYSILPYSFIIGVHGYVLVYSVTSLHSFQVIESLYQKLHEGHGKTRLPVVLVGNKADLSPDREVQAVEGKKLAESWGATFMESSARDKQLTQGIFTKVIQEIARVENSYGQERRCHLM; encoded by the exons ATGCCGTTAGTTCGCTACAGGAAGGTGGTCATCCTCGGATACCGCTCCGTAG GGAAGACATCTTTAGCACATCAATTTGTGGAGGGCGAGTTCCTGGAAGGCTATGATCCTACTGTGGAGAATA cttacaGCAAGATAGTGACTCTTGGCAAAGATGAGTTTCACCTACACCTGGTGGACACAGCAGGGCAG GATGAGTACAGCATTCTGCCCTATTCATTCATCATTGGGGTCCATGGTTATGTGCTTGTGTATTCTGTCACCTCTCTGCATAG TTTCCAAGTCATTGAGAGTCTGTACCAAAAGCTACATGAAGGCCACGGGAAAACCCG GCTGCCAGTGGTGCTGGTGGGGAACAAGGCAGATCTCTCTCCAGACAG GGAGGTCCAGGCTGTTGAGGGGAAGAAGCTGGCAGAGTCCTGGGGTGCGACATTTATGGAGTCATCTGCTCGAGATAAGCAG CTGACTCAAGGCATCTTCACCAAAGTCATCCAGGAGATTGCTCGGGTAGAGAATTCATATGGGCAAGAGCGCCGCTGCCATCTCATGTGA